GTATTTTTTTGTGGTTCGACAAGCTCACCACGAACGGAAAAACTAAATAATTTCAACCTAAGCCCGTTCACCCTGAGCCTGTCGAAGGGTAAATTACGGACTTTTGCAAGAGCCTCAATGGTAAGGCTTTTATTGGAGGAGAAGAAATGAAAGTTAAATCGGTAAGAATCCCCGAGGATATTGACAACGCCATCGTGGGAGTAGGGTGTCAGGTTTGCAATATTGGAATTTCAAGCATCTTACGCCTTAACTCAACCATCCTTCACCCTAATTCAACATCCTTTTGGGATAACGTTCGTGCAGAGCCTGCTTAGAGAAACTCGAGGGAAGGAGATAAAAGAGTGAAAGATGGTAACTACCCCGCCCAAATTACCATGGATCAAAATATTCAGTAATAATCTGGGGAACTTCCAGATAATGCCTGTCGGTGGTCAGAACCTTTAACCCATGTTGCATGGCAGAAGCGGCGATCCACAAATCATTGGTCGGTATCGGTGTACCTTTCAGCCGGAGAGACTGTACAATCACAGCGTATCTTTCTGAAGTTTCTTCATCAATCTCAGCAATGATGACTCGCGGGGAGCTGAGAAAATTCTTAAGGATGGCTCTATTCTTTCTTTCATTTCTTCCAATCAAAAAACCTGCTATCAATTCCCCCAGCGCCACGGGATTGAAAACGATCTCATCTGCCTGCCGAACTGCCTCCTTGACTTCAGGACTGCCCCTCAGAAATGCCGTATAGGCGGAAGTATCCATCATGACTTTGTATTTTTCCATAAGCCCTCGTCTATCGTTCTCTGAAACTCAACGTTTTTTGTGAACTCTTCGGCATCTCTTTTTGTCCAGATCCCGCAAAGATGATCCAAGTCATGGTGCATGGGCTTCCTCTTCTGCACCTTTCCCTTTGTGCCCGTGGCCTTTTCAACAAGAGAGATGAAGGCTTTGTTCAGACTCAGCCCCTTTCTTTCCGCCTCTTTTTTTATCATCCTTTCAATCGCAACAGGGATTCCCCTCAAAGTAATTTGCTTCAAATGAATCACCTCCGTGTGAACCAATAGTGAGTCACCATGCCTCAATTATTGCTCCATTTACCGATCCTGTCAATTGAAAAGAAGTGGTCGGAGGTCAGGCTTGAAATATTTCACGAAGAACCAATCAATACCTTAATACCGTTGCCTAACGCCGTATTCCTGCACAATATTTAATCTGCATTCATCTGCGTCCCAATATATTTTACTCCTTGTACCTTGCTCCTTGGACCTTGCACCTTTTATTCTCTATGCGCTTGGCGCTATGCCCCATGCGTTTTTATTTTTTCCCCTCGCGCCTTGCGACTAACGGCTATTATTGTAGTCTTTGTTCTATGCAGTGTTGGTAGCCCTAATGTTTTGCGCTGTGAGTATTACGACTTGAAATGGAACAATAGGCCATTCAAACGCTCAGTTGTTTATAATGGCTTTCCAAATAACAATTGTCAACTTTATGTGCCGGGACCAGCGTTTTTATCTAGTAATCCTGCCTTGGAGGTAAATCTTTCTCACTTAGGTTGTTGGCCCTGATGATCAGTTTGATCACGGCCCTGGCCGTGTCGCGGAGGTCCGAGCCATGCGTGTATTTATGGTACCGTGAAAAGTGCTGAACGATAGTCTCGCAATAGATCAGGAATTTAAAGGCCTCGCGGTATATGGGAAGATGCTCATACTGGGCCATGACTTATGTCCAGTAAAAACCTGGATTCAAAATTTTGGCAGCGACCAGGGCTCCGCCCTGGACCCGAAAAATCAAATCACCAAATGCCCAAATAACCTATTTGCCGGAACGCACCGGGAGCGCCCGGCCCCCTGCCGTCGCCTGACTGGTGACCCCAGCCCCGTCCGCCACCGCCGAAACCGAAGCCGGCAGCCACGGAACCGCGAACATCCGAAGCCCACGGGCAGCAAGCTGT
The genomic region above belongs to Deltaproteobacteria bacterium and contains:
- a CDS encoding type II toxin-antitoxin system VapC family toxin, whose product is MEKYKVMMDTSAYTAFLRGSPEVKEAVRQADEIVFNPVALGELIAGFLIGRNERKNRAILKNFLSSPRVIIAEIDEETSERYAVIVQSLRLKGTPIPTNDLWIAASAMQHGLKVLTTDRHYLEVPQIITEYFDPW